The Saccopteryx leptura isolate mSacLep1 chromosome 2, mSacLep1_pri_phased_curated, whole genome shotgun sequence genome has a window encoding:
- the LEP gene encoding leptin isoform X1, translated as MHCGPLCRLLWLWLCLFYAEALPIQKVQGDTKALIKTIVARINDISHTQLVSSKQRVTGLDFIPGLHPVPSLSKMEQTLAIYQQVLINLPSKNVIQISNDLENLQELLHVLAFSNNCPLSQTRDLKNLEGLGGVLEASVYSTEVVVLNRLRQSLQGMLQQLDYSPKC; from the exons ATGCATTGCGGACCCCTGTGCCGATTGCTGTGGCTTTGGCTCTGTCTGTTCTACGCggaagctctgcccatccagaAAGTTCAGGGTGACACCAAAGCCCTCATCAAGACGATTGTCGCCAGGATCAATGACATTTCACACACG CAGTTGGTCTCCTCCAAACagagggtcactggtttggacTTCATTCCTGGGCTCCACCCAGTCCCGAGTTTGTCCAAGATGGAACAGACATTGGCGATCTACCAGCAAGTCCTCATCAATCTGCCTTCCAAAAATGTGATCCAAATATCTAATGACCTGGAGAACCTCCAGGAACTTCTCCACGTGCTGGCCTTCTCCAACAACTGCCCCCTTTCCCAGACCAGGGATCTGAAGAACTTGGAGGGCCTGGGTGGTGTTCTGGAGGCCTCAGTCTACTCCACAGAGGTCGTGGTCCTGAACAGGCTGCGGCAGTCTCTGCAGGGCATGCTACAGCAACTGGACTacagccccaagtgctga
- the LEP gene encoding leptin isoform X2 yields the protein MHCGPLCRLLWLWLCLFYAEALPIQKVQGDTKALIKTIVARINDISHTLVSSKQRVTGLDFIPGLHPVPSLSKMEQTLAIYQQVLINLPSKNVIQISNDLENLQELLHVLAFSNNCPLSQTRDLKNLEGLGGVLEASVYSTEVVVLNRLRQSLQGMLQQLDYSPKC from the exons ATGCATTGCGGACCCCTGTGCCGATTGCTGTGGCTTTGGCTCTGTCTGTTCTACGCggaagctctgcccatccagaAAGTTCAGGGTGACACCAAAGCCCTCATCAAGACGATTGTCGCCAGGATCAATGACATTTCACACACG TTGGTCTCCTCCAAACagagggtcactggtttggacTTCATTCCTGGGCTCCACCCAGTCCCGAGTTTGTCCAAGATGGAACAGACATTGGCGATCTACCAGCAAGTCCTCATCAATCTGCCTTCCAAAAATGTGATCCAAATATCTAATGACCTGGAGAACCTCCAGGAACTTCTCCACGTGCTGGCCTTCTCCAACAACTGCCCCCTTTCCCAGACCAGGGATCTGAAGAACTTGGAGGGCCTGGGTGGTGTTCTGGAGGCCTCAGTCTACTCCACAGAGGTCGTGGTCCTGAACAGGCTGCGGCAGTCTCTGCAGGGCATGCTACAGCAACTGGACTacagccccaagtgctga